The candidate division KSB1 bacterium genome includes a window with the following:
- a CDS encoding LptF/LptG family permease, whose translation MIKILPKYLVKEHIGPFCFALLVINSIFILNLLFRELGKFMSKGLSLGTILEFIFLNLAWMIALSVPCAVLTATIMAFGRLSAENEITAIKAGGISLYQILPATLIVSLGVAGALIWFNNEVLPDFNHRTKLLMLDIARKKPLLNLEAGVIYTDIPNYNILGPTIKEINSTTYIENITIDDQTTSNIIKTIIAKVGEITFSEETGLVEITLLDGELQEIDINNPELFKKVEFTKHVIKIPMTEMLLMRSQSEYRGDREKSSAALMEGVYKNRQRILERRQKLNETVNQQLSKYIYSNSKEEKTLDLLILDHQRLNRKIKTDLNLINSYKKSIDRDLVEVHKKYSIPAVCVVFVLVGSPLGILARKQGWAAAAGLSIGFFLLYWAFLIGGESLADRQKISPFWGMWSPNILVGGLGIFLVLRTVRDTATFRWPQVFSLPRRQKNRNK comes from the coding sequence ATGATCAAAATTCTACCAAAATATCTCGTCAAAGAACATATCGGCCCTTTTTGCTTCGCCCTTCTGGTCATTAATTCCATATTTATCCTAAATTTGCTTTTTAGGGAACTGGGCAAATTTATGAGTAAAGGACTATCTTTAGGTACGATCCTTGAATTTATTTTTCTGAATTTGGCGTGGATGATCGCGCTTTCGGTACCATGTGCTGTGCTCACAGCTACAATCATGGCCTTCGGGCGGCTGTCGGCTGAAAATGAAATAACGGCAATTAAAGCCGGCGGCATCAGTTTATACCAGATTCTACCTGCTACCTTGATAGTATCTTTAGGCGTGGCTGGGGCTTTAATCTGGTTTAATAACGAAGTCTTACCGGATTTTAATCATAGAACCAAGCTTTTGATGTTAGACATCGCCAGAAAAAAACCTTTGCTAAATTTAGAGGCAGGTGTAATTTATACCGATATCCCAAATTACAACATACTCGGTCCGACTATTAAGGAAATCAATTCAACCACGTATATCGAAAATATTACCATAGATGATCAAACGACTTCGAACATCATAAAGACAATCATTGCGAAGGTCGGAGAAATTACCTTCTCCGAAGAAACCGGTCTGGTCGAAATCACACTCCTTGATGGCGAGCTGCAAGAGATCGATATCAACAATCCTGAATTGTTCAAAAAAGTTGAATTTACAAAACACGTTATTAAGATACCAATGACTGAAATGCTATTAATGCGCAGCCAATCTGAGTACCGCGGGGATAGAGAAAAAAGCTCTGCGGCTTTGATGGAGGGGGTTTATAAAAATCGGCAGCGGATATTAGAAAGGCGCCAAAAGCTCAACGAAACTGTGAACCAGCAACTCTCCAAATATATTTATTCCAATTCCAAAGAGGAAAAAACCTTGGATTTGTTAATACTAGATCACCAGCGGCTGAATCGGAAAATAAAGACAGATTTAAATTTGATTAATAGTTATAAAAAATCAATCGATAGGGATCTTGTTGAAGTTCACAAAAAATATTCCATTCCTGCTGTGTGCGTTGTTTTTGTTTTGGTCGGTTCGCCTCTTGGAATCCTGGCGCGTAAACAAGGTTGGGCGGCTGCGGCGGGATTAAGCATTGGGTTTTTCTTACTGTATTGGGCTTTCCTGATTGGGGGTGAAAGTTTAGCAGACAGGCAGAAAATATCACCATTTTGGGGGATGTGGAGCCCAAATATTCTGGTTGGTGGGTTAGGCATTTTTCTTGTTCTGCGTACAGTTCGTGACACAGCGACATTCCGTTGGCCGCAAGTTTTTAGTCTTCCCCGCAGACAAAAAAACCGGAATAAATAA
- the lptG gene encoding LPS export ABC transporter permease LptG — protein sequence MRRFCFTLFYALLSFPMIVIFVDMVGNLSKFIDKEVPLAVIIKYYFFYIPYLIILVLPIAMLLASLFSLSQMANHNELSAIRSAGISLNRILIPLFIFGLLISTFALGFGEKIVPSANQEKTKIEDEYIETVKRTKTRITNIFWRDSINRQVFIGDFNSVNKTARKISIQKLNNNQIIERLDARSMKWEDSTWVLRNGYRRTFSDTKEEAIPFEELEDEFLDFKPEQLETFYTDPNDMSYAELESFIHEVKRNGGNPKKWLVDLHFKVSIPFANFIMVLFGAPLAARRNRGGTIFSLIISILVCLIYYGLTRVVQTLGQTGVMPTMFSAWFANGLFLVAGIGILFFARK from the coding sequence TTGCGACGATTTTGCTTTACTTTATTTTATGCATTACTATCTTTTCCTATGATTGTGATCTTTGTCGACATGGTTGGCAATCTCAGTAAATTTATTGATAAGGAAGTTCCTCTGGCCGTCATTATTAAATATTATTTTTTTTATATCCCTTATCTAATTATTTTAGTTCTGCCAATTGCCATGCTCCTGGCGAGTCTATTTAGTCTGAGTCAAATGGCGAATCATAATGAATTAAGCGCGATAAGGTCGGCGGGTATCAGTTTGAATCGAATTTTGATTCCGCTTTTTATTTTTGGACTATTGATTAGTACATTCGCTCTTGGTTTTGGTGAAAAAATCGTACCCTCAGCCAATCAGGAAAAAACTAAGATCGAAGATGAATATATCGAAACCGTTAAAAGAACTAAAACTAGAATAACTAATATTTTTTGGAGGGACAGTATCAACAGACAAGTGTTCATAGGAGATTTTAACAGTGTCAACAAAACTGCCCGCAAGATCAGTATCCAAAAGTTAAATAACAATCAAATCATCGAAAGATTGGACGCCCGGAGCATGAAATGGGAAGATAGTACCTGGGTCCTTCGTAACGGTTATAGACGAACATTTTCAGACACCAAAGAGGAAGCGATTCCTTTTGAGGAGCTCGAAGACGAATTTCTCGACTTTAAGCCAGAGCAGCTGGAAACTTTCTATACTGATCCAAACGATATGTCATATGCTGAATTGGAAAGTTTCATTCATGAAGTCAAAAGAAATGGCGGAAATCCAAAGAAATGGCTTGTTGATTTACATTTCAAAGTATCGATTCCGTTTGCTAATTTTATTATGGTTTTATTTGGAGCGCCGCTCGCCGCTCGCCGAAACCGCGGGGGTACAATTTTTAGCTTAATTATCAGTATCCTGGTTTGCCTCATTTATTATGGGTTAACAAGAGTCGTTCAGACTTTAGGGCAAACAGGCGTTATGCCAACTATGTTTTCGGCCTGGTTTGCAAATGGCCTTTTTCTGGTAGCCGGAATCGGCATCCTGTTCTTTGCCCGCAAGTAA